A single Tenacibaculum sp. Bg11-29 DNA region contains:
- a CDS encoding leucine-rich repeat domain-containing protein: MNKKPVRFSGSSSSLKEDLLSLSLDTTHVHLDEFIEPNINFLKNCVEIEEIKIYAQYQNYGKPYLDNFTIDISVITNFPKLKSLKITRCPVLDTTPLEKTTQLEDIYFASVKIDNLNFLNGYKNLKSLSFYNSRVNNIDVLANSKKLQYLGASESKISSIEPLRHLTELTSLCLSDNKISDFSPIYGLTKMEDLELKGNISTLYHEIPYIAQLESKDFTVRNFTDEQLDYWKQVFKSWAVEGKFLDAVELIAKKLVEITEKENEFIFAFEADDMDGELLNVSFSKNTIDNPKEIHQMIPDSVSLVSKITTEICIYFKDYPDALKIDLKEIKENNKLLTFASIGTHGHEISWDTSALKGNDDFAIVRQGQLEMEAVEANTLGQVIIGVLLMNVSDEVNIEGLFD, translated from the coding sequence ATGAATAAAAAACCAGTAAGATTTTCAGGTAGTAGTTCGAGCCTTAAAGAGGACCTACTTTCATTGTCTTTAGATACAACCCATGTACATTTAGATGAATTTATTGAGCCGAATATTAACTTCTTAAAAAACTGTGTTGAGATAGAAGAGATTAAGATATATGCACAATATCAGAATTATGGTAAACCTTATCTAGATAATTTCACCATAGATATATCAGTAATTACTAATTTTCCTAAACTCAAAAGTTTAAAAATTACTCGTTGCCCTGTGCTCGACACTACTCCGTTAGAAAAAACAACTCAATTAGAAGACATCTATTTTGCGAGTGTTAAAATCGATAATCTTAATTTCCTTAATGGATATAAGAACTTAAAATCGCTTAGCTTTTATAATAGTCGTGTTAATAATATTGATGTATTGGCTAATTCTAAAAAATTACAATATCTAGGTGCATCTGAATCGAAAATCTCTTCTATAGAGCCTTTAAGACATCTTACAGAATTAACAAGCCTTTGCCTTTCTGATAATAAAATCAGTGACTTTTCTCCTATTTATGGTTTAACAAAAATGGAAGACCTCGAACTAAAGGGAAATATCTCTACTTTATACCACGAGATCCCCTATATAGCACAATTGGAAAGTAAAGATTTTACAGTTAGAAATTTTACAGATGAGCAACTAGACTATTGGAAACAGGTTTTTAAGAGTTGGGCTGTTGAAGGTAAATTTCTTGATGCTGTAGAGCTCATTGCTAAAAAATTAGTTGAAATAACTGAAAAAGAGAACGAATTTATTTTTGCTTTTGAAGCTGATGATATGGATGGCGAGCTACTGAACGTATCCTTTTCTAAAAACACCATAGATAACCCGAAAGAAATACACCAAATGATTCCCGATAGCGTAAGTTTGGTTTCAAAAATTACAACAGAGATATGTATCTACTTCAAGGACTATCCTGATGCTCTTAAAATTGATTTGAAGGAAATTAAAGAAAATAATAAGCTATTAACATTTGCTTCAATAGGCACCCATGGTCATGAAATATCATGGGACACCTCTGCCCTTAAAGGAAATGATGATTTCGCCATCGTTCGACAAGGTCAACTAGAAATGGAAGCTGTGGAAGCAAACACATTAGGACAGGTTATTATAGGTGTTTTATTAATGAATGTTAGTGATGAAGTAAACATAGAAGGTCTCTTTGACTAA
- a CDS encoding DUF6058 family natural product biosynthesis protein, translating into MDIDIKYIEDNFIELNELCKISEISSQEINALIENELIPNSSYEINTTYKINSPLGDQKTISEVKKYYPKSVIALIQKNKKLNDSSEFKKSLKTAFTNTFVNNNNNRFGYDNITEEDGTVNIDKLNSAFEQEWQYYLQGIYGICTLNATGAEIAKKEIAVKRLIDFNEKHGAEKLSDSNKKILTLLNNEFNEVSNLFAPYQRVKSSRGKYLDQILESNSLSDLIKKYN; encoded by the coding sequence ATGGATATTGATATTAAATACATTGAAGATAATTTTATTGAATTAAATGAATTATGCAAAATTTCAGAAATTTCTAGTCAAGAAATAAATGCATTAATAGAAAACGAATTAATTCCGAATAGTTCTTATGAAATTAATACAACCTACAAAATAAATTCTCCTCTTGGTGACCAGAAAACAATTTCTGAAGTCAAAAAATACTATCCCAAAAGTGTAATTGCCTTAATACAGAAAAACAAAAAATTGAATGACTCTTCTGAATTTAAAAAATCGTTGAAAACAGCATTTACAAATACGTTTGTTAATAACAATAACAACCGTTTTGGTTATGATAATATAACAGAAGAAGACGGAACTGTAAATATTGATAAATTAAATTCAGCTTTTGAACAAGAATGGCAATACTATTTACAAGGAATTTACGGAATTTGTACTTTAAACGCAACTGGTGCTGAAATTGCAAAAAAAGAAATAGCTGTTAAACGATTAATTGATTTTAATGAAAAACATGGTGCTGAAAAATTATCAGACAGCAACAAAAAAATACTAACTCTTTTAAATAATGAATTTAATGAAGTTTCGAATTTATTTGCTCCATATCAACGCGTAAAAAGCAGTAGAGGTAAATATCTTGATCAAATATTAGAGTCAAATTCTTTATCTGATTTAATAAAAAAATACAATTAA
- a CDS encoding PorP/SprF family type IX secretion system membrane protein, protein MKIKNIILIVVTLSTGIFHAAFGQQTPVFANYSYNNVVINPAHAGYYPDIDITVTNRGHLNGIEGSPKNIGVTVNFPKSFKNVGIGAGISNDRIGVTNITSLFGAYSYKIHFNSDNSTWWDYNPHVLSFGITGGAMFYNENLLDLNINNDPNFANNVSTIVPTIGAGVFYNRERVYVGLSIPNLLGNSLSSNDNINIKSTYYFNAGYRFFATRFKEVMINPSILVKYISGAPVQADLNTKINYKNKYEFGVGYRTNSSVNILAGFHISKRFRILYNYNKSIDNSIMDTHGIVLNLRLGEGFGGR, encoded by the coding sequence ATGAAAATTAAAAATATAATATTGATAGTAGTAACACTATCAACAGGAATTTTTCATGCTGCATTTGGACAGCAAACCCCCGTTTTTGCAAATTATAGTTATAATAATGTAGTTATTAACCCAGCGCATGCAGGGTATTATCCAGATATTGATATTACAGTAACTAATAGAGGTCATTTAAATGGTATTGAAGGAAGTCCTAAGAATATTGGGGTAACAGTTAATTTTCCTAAAAGCTTTAAAAATGTAGGAATAGGAGCAGGTATTTCTAATGATCGAATAGGAGTAACGAATATTACAAGTTTGTTTGGCGCGTATTCATATAAAATACACTTTAACTCAGATAATAGTACTTGGTGGGATTACAATCCACATGTATTATCTTTCGGAATTACAGGAGGAGCTATGTTTTACAATGAGAATCTTTTAGATTTAAATATTAATAACGATCCTAATTTTGCAAATAATGTAAGTACAATTGTACCTACCATTGGAGCAGGGGTGTTTTATAACAGAGAACGTGTTTATGTAGGACTTTCTATTCCTAATTTACTAGGGAATTCATTGTCATCTAATGATAATATAAACATAAAAAGCACTTACTATTTTAACGCAGGATATCGATTTTTTGCTACACGTTTTAAGGAAGTAATGATAAACCCAAGTATACTTGTTAAGTATATTTCGGGAGCTCCTGTGCAAGCAGATTTAAACACAAAAATTAATTATAAAAATAAATATGAATTTGGTGTAGGTTACAGAACAAATTCATCAGTAAATATACTAGCAGGTTTTCATATCTCTAAGCGTTTTAGAATATTATATAATTATAATAAAAGTATTGATAACTCAATAATGGATACCCATGGTATTGTTTTAAACCTTCGTTTAGGAGAAGGTTTTGGAGGTAGATAA
- a CDS encoding HYR domain-containing protein produces MKNNSVKRLKSKFSKIACLLFLIFNVFVSFGQGSSKLPISGTDDTQRFSVYGEQIADDLGESVSDLGDVNGDGIDDIIIGAPGINDGATLRVGEAYVIFGATGITTASIDVNNLTGLNGFTVRGLSTSDEIGIAVSSAGDINDDGINDVLIGSSGKVIVIFGNTTGFLPVYTITDINGVNGIILEDTLLLGKFGESLSNIPDVNNDGINDVIIGSPNSTGNAYVFYGGSTIGNTDAASLNGTNGFKIEGFSQSSSGQVLNVGNAGDINDDGIEDIVLGFPNYDDGETNSGRVAVVFGNSLGFSSVLSLSSLNGVNGFIVTNDIKYDNFGKTVGDAKDFNGDGIDDFAITSANKAYVVFGKTTLFSSLIKISDILITDKFVFNAGWFRNIDQISDIDGLSDVNNDGITDLVISSPHWSGFAKSGSVYVLYGGTSLPSTMGSMDINGVNGYHVFDDVRYSYKGFGVSVSNAGDFNNDGTNDFIVGERINLSHVYNKIGGAHVFFGNTFVDIIDNIAPIINCPSTSQELYANSVLPNYINLLSSVSDNSSYNTDMQYTQTPSEGTLITSNTNVEITVTDESGNTSSCSFMVTLKTTTAEINCATTNFSVNNLNGTNGIVIYGEDPHSETGYDVNTAGDVNGDGIDDFIVVAKGDTVNFTGPYSAYHIDVRGGVYIIFGTSSGFPPNIDLEYLNGINGFKINNDNLLHTSTSSDIQFFKADTAGDINNDGFDDIIIGTPNSRGPSGSSRVGSAYVVFGKSSGFSADFDLATLNGTNGFTISGTGTNAYFGNDLDNLGDVNGDNIDDIIVTNGTYSGSVESGKCFVIYGSTSGYPALFDLSGLDGTNGFKITSDGSTAENIGRSAAGVGDVNGDHINDIAIGGAKDRKFIVFGKPSSANFPSTFNVENLNGSNGFAVEHSTSALGQNVEKANDVNNDGFTDVIFGKKYVLFGGNTFPAVFDLESLDGTNGFSVSSTGKVFSFAGDFNNDNYDDLIYGDSRSQYIIYGKENWEESISTSSSAPGCLLKISLLNNNDLVSGSYAGDVNNDGIDDLVLGHYKLHSSNYKVNADSGFAYVIFGKDIPDTEVPVISCPTNQTLTVGSLLPDYTSLATYTDNCDSCIIITQVPIAGSVYTPGMTITLTATDKKGNSVDCSFTVNAPTDITPPIITCPPNQSLACGELVPNYLTLLTVTDDIDTSVTVLQSPGTGSTFANGMTITFTATDDAGNSSTCDLIINASGPDTTPPTFDCPSSLTLACGATIPNYAEDPIMNLKDNCSANISYTQTPGAGSPFYDGIEIKITYKDESGNEASCIFNVNASTPDTEDPIITTCPTNQKLNCGDFIPNYSGLVTFTDNCSNTASYNQTPPAGTVFTGDTTVTVIIEDPSGNSSSCLFMVEANPDTTNPTASNPIAINVSCAGDIPTADITVVTDEADNCTVNPTVAFVSDVNTSVGIITRTYSITDTAGNSINVTQTITVNDTVNPTASNPIAINVSCAGDIPAADITVVTDEADNCTGAIIVAFVSDVNTSPGLITRTYSVTDVAGNTIDVTQTINVSDIVKPTASDPLPINVSCIGDVPTADITVVTDEIDNCIGTITVAFVSDVNTSPSVITRTYSVTDVAGNTVDVTQTIIINDTIKPTATNPLPISISCIGDVPTADITVVTDETDNCTGTISVAFVGDVNTSASVITRTYSVTDAAGNTINVKQTINISDIVKPTASDPLPINVSCAGDVPAADITVVTDEADNCTGTTTVAFVSDVNTSPSVITRTYNVTDGAGNSINVTQTITISDTIKPTATNPLPINVSCIGDVPTADITVVTDEADNCTGTITIAFVSDVNTSPSIITRTYSVTDVAGNTVDVTQTININDTIKPTATNPLPISISCIGDVPTADITEVTDETDNCTGTIIVAFVSDVNTSPGLITRTYSVTDVAGNTINVTQTINVSDIVKPTASDPLPINVSCAGDIPTADITVVTDEADNCTGTIIVAFVSDVNTSPGLITRTYSVTDVAGNTINVTQTINVSDIVKPTASDPLPINVSCAGDIPAADITVVIDEADNCTGAIIVAFVSDVNTSPGIITRTYSVTDAAGNTINVTQTINISDIVKPIASDPLPINVSCIGDIPAADITIVTDEADNCTGAITVAFVSDVNTSPSIITRTYSVTDAAGNTINVTQTINVSDILKPTASDPLPINISCIGDVPVADITVVTDEADNCTGTITVAFVSDVNTSPSVITRTYSVTDVAGNSINVTQTINVSDIIKPTASDPLPINISCIGDVPVADITVVTDAADNCTGVITVAFVSDVNTSPSVIIRTYSVTDVAGNSINVTQTITVSDTISPTATNPLPINVLCTGDIPTADISAITDEADNCTGVITVAFVNDMNTSPGVITRTYSVTDAAGNSTDVTQTITVSDIIPPTATNPAAIIISCVGDIPAADITVVAGEVDNCTGTITVAFVSDVSDGNSNPEIITRTYSVTDAVGNFTNVTQTIIVNDSTAPITTCPSNSTQKVDSGLLTAVVTFTNPVATDNCTVATINQTAGLPSGSEFPIGVNTISFEATDAAGNTATCSFTITIEAEDPLVCTVDAGTDFDIIEGDEVALNAVISGAGVIEWSPSVGVSSTTIANPIASPTETTTYTIRFVNAEGCVAEDTITVFVTPLEKDETKYGFSPDGDGINEYWEIDGIENYPNNQVLIYNRWGDLIFETTGYNNASNVFRGIANKKRNLGAGKLPEGTYLFHIKIKGSHNLKKEKGFLILKR; encoded by the coding sequence ATGAAAAATAATAGTGTAAAAAGATTAAAATCAAAATTTAGTAAGATAGCTTGTCTATTGTTCTTAATTTTTAATGTTTTTGTTTCTTTTGGGCAAGGGTCTTCAAAATTACCAATATCAGGAACTGACGATACACAGCGATTTAGTGTGTATGGTGAGCAGATTGCAGATGATTTAGGTGAGTCAGTTAGCGATCTTGGAGATGTAAATGGAGATGGTATAGATGATATTATAATAGGTGCTCCTGGTATTAATGATGGAGCTACATTAAGGGTAGGTGAGGCTTATGTTATTTTTGGAGCTACAGGAATTACAACTGCTTCGATAGATGTTAATAATTTAACAGGTTTAAATGGTTTTACCGTGAGAGGCCTTAGTACATCGGATGAAATTGGGATTGCAGTAAGTAGTGCAGGAGATATAAATGATGATGGAATTAATGATGTATTAATAGGAAGTTCAGGAAAAGTAATTGTGATTTTTGGAAATACAACGGGGTTTTTACCAGTGTATACTATAACAGATATAAATGGAGTTAATGGAATAATATTAGAGGATACATTATTGCTGGGTAAATTTGGTGAATCACTTAGTAATATACCTGATGTTAATAATGATGGAATAAATGATGTTATTATTGGTTCTCCAAACAGTACTGGTAATGCTTATGTATTTTATGGAGGTTCTACAATAGGAAATACAGATGCCGCTTCACTTAATGGTACTAATGGCTTTAAAATTGAAGGATTCTCGCAAAGTAGTTCCGGACAGGTATTAAATGTGGGTAATGCTGGTGATATTAATGATGATGGTATAGAAGATATAGTTCTAGGATTTCCGAATTACGATGATGGAGAAACTAATTCAGGTAGAGTAGCCGTAGTTTTTGGTAATAGTTTGGGGTTTTCTTCTGTATTAAGTTTGTCTTCATTAAATGGAGTTAATGGTTTTATCGTAACGAATGACATAAAATACGATAACTTTGGTAAAACAGTTGGAGACGCAAAAGATTTTAATGGTGATGGAATTGACGATTTTGCAATAACGTCTGCTAATAAAGCTTATGTTGTTTTTGGTAAAACAACTCTTTTTTCTTCGCTTATAAAAATTTCAGATATATTAATTACAGACAAGTTTGTTTTTAATGCAGGATGGTTTCGAAATATTGATCAAATATCTGATATTGATGGATTATCTGATGTAAATAATGATGGAATTACAGATTTGGTAATTTCTTCACCACATTGGTCCGGATTTGCGAAGAGTGGGTCGGTCTATGTTCTTTATGGAGGTACAAGTCTTCCTTCAACTATGGGAAGCATGGATATTAATGGGGTGAATGGATATCATGTTTTTGATGATGTGAGGTATAGTTATAAAGGGTTTGGTGTTTCTGTGAGTAATGCAGGAGACTTTAATAATGATGGAACGAATGACTTTATCGTTGGAGAAAGAATAAATCTAAGTCATGTTTATAATAAAATAGGAGGGGCGCATGTCTTTTTCGGTAATACATTTGTTGATATAATAGATAATATAGCACCAATAATAAATTGTCCTAGTACGTCACAAGAATTATATGCCAATTCTGTATTACCTAATTATATTAATTTATTATCTAGCGTAAGTGATAATTCTTCTTATAATACAGACATGCAGTATACGCAAACACCAAGCGAAGGAACATTAATCACTTCAAATACAAATGTTGAAATAACAGTTACGGACGAATCAGGAAATACAAGTTCTTGTTCTTTTATGGTAACTTTAAAAACAACAACAGCAGAAATAAATTGCGCTACAACGAATTTTTCGGTTAATAATTTAAACGGAACAAATGGTATTGTTATTTATGGTGAAGACCCGCACAGTGAAACAGGGTATGATGTGAATACTGCCGGAGATGTAAATGGTGATGGAATTGACGATTTTATTGTAGTGGCTAAAGGTGATACTGTTAATTTTACGGGGCCATATAGTGCGTATCATATTGATGTACGCGGTGGAGTTTATATTATTTTTGGAACAAGCAGCGGTTTTCCTCCTAATATAGATTTAGAATACCTAAACGGAATTAATGGCTTTAAAATTAATAATGATAATTTACTTCACACTAGTACAAGTAGTGATATTCAGTTTTTTAAGGCAGATACTGCTGGAGATATAAATAATGATGGTTTTGATGATATAATAATTGGTACTCCCAATAGTAGGGGGCCTAGTGGTTCTAGTAGGGTTGGAAGCGCATATGTTGTTTTTGGAAAAAGTAGCGGTTTTTCTGCTGATTTTGACCTAGCAACCTTAAACGGGACTAATGGGTTTACAATTTCAGGTACGGGTACTAATGCGTATTTTGGAAATGATTTAGACAACTTAGGCGATGTTAATGGAGATAATATAGATGATATTATAGTTACCAATGGTACTTATTCAGGATCTGTAGAGTCAGGTAAATGTTTTGTTATTTATGGTTCAACATCAGGTTACCCTGCTTTATTTGATCTTTCGGGGTTAGATGGTACCAACGGTTTTAAAATTACTAGTGATGGTTCAACTGCTGAGAATATTGGTAGGAGTGCTGCTGGAGTTGGTGATGTAAATGGAGATCATATTAATGATATAGCTATTGGGGGCGCAAAAGATAGAAAATTCATTGTTTTTGGTAAACCAAGCAGCGCTAATTTTCCTAGTACATTTAATGTAGAAAATTTGAATGGAAGTAATGGTTTTGCTGTAGAGCATTCTACGTCAGCACTTGGGCAAAATGTAGAAAAAGCAAATGATGTAAATAATGATGGTTTTACTGATGTTATTTTTGGGAAAAAATATGTTTTATTTGGGGGGAATACTTTCCCTGCTGTATTTGATTTAGAAAGTTTAGACGGAACCAATGGTTTTTCTGTTTCAAGTACAGGAAAAGTATTTAGTTTCGCAGGAGATTTTAATAATGATAATTATGATGATTTAATTTATGGAGATTCTAGATCTCAATATATTATTTATGGTAAAGAAAATTGGGAAGAGTCTATTTCTACAAGTTCAAGCGCTCCAGGTTGTTTATTAAAAATATCTTTACTAAATAATAATGATCTTGTATCTGGTTCGTATGCAGGAGATGTTAATAACGATGGAATTGATGACCTTGTTTTAGGGCATTATAAACTACACAGTTCTAATTATAAAGTTAATGCAGATTCAGGTTTTGCTTATGTTATTTTTGGTAAAGATATACCTGATACAGAAGTTCCTGTAATTAGCTGTCCTACAAATCAAACTTTAACAGTGGGTAGCTTACTACCAGATTATACTTCTTTGGCTACATATACAGATAATTGTGATTCATGTATTATAATTACCCAAGTACCTATTGCAGGCAGTGTCTATACTCCAGGTATGACAATTACACTTACAGCAACTGATAAAAAAGGAAATTCAGTCGATTGTTCTTTTACAGTAAATGCCCCTACAGATATTACACCTCCAATAATTACTTGTCCTCCAAATCAATCATTAGCTTGCGGAGAGCTTGTTCCTAACTATTTAACACTATTAACAGTAACAGATGATATAGATACATCAGTAACAGTATTACAAAGTCCAGGAACAGGGTCAACTTTTGCTAATGGCATGACCATAACTTTTACAGCAACAGATGATGCAGGTAACTCAAGCACCTGCGACCTAATAATTAATGCCTCTGGTCCAGATACAACACCTCCTACTTTTGATTGTCCAAGCTCACTTACATTAGCCTGTGGAGCTACAATACCCAATTATGCAGAAGACCCAATTATGAATCTGAAAGATAATTGTAGTGCTAATATTTCATACACTCAAACCCCTGGAGCAGGTAGTCCTTTTTATGATGGTATTGAAATTAAAATAACATATAAAGACGAATCTGGAAACGAAGCTAGCTGCATATTTAATGTAAATGCATCTACACCAGATACAGAAGATCCCATTATTACTACTTGCCCTACTAATCAAAAGCTTAATTGTGGTGATTTTATACCTAATTATTCTGGATTAGTTACATTTACCGATAACTGTAGTAATACAGCATCATATAATCAAACTCCTCCCGCAGGAACTGTATTTACAGGAGACACTACTGTAACTGTGATTATTGAAGATCCTTCGGGAAACAGCAGTTCTTGCTTATTTATGGTTGAAGCTAATCCTGATACTACGAATCCAACGGCAAGTAATCCGATAGCAATAAATGTTTCCTGTGCAGGAGATATTCCAACAGCAGATATCACCGTAGTAACTGATGAAGCAGATAATTGTACTGTAAATCCAACAGTAGCTTTTGTTAGCGATGTAAATACAAGCGTTGGTATAATCACTAGAACGTATAGTATAACCGATACGGCAGGAAACTCAATAAATGTAACGCAAACTATTACAGTAAATGATACGGTAAATCCAACGGCAAGTAATCCAATAGCAATAAATGTTTCATGTGCAGGAGATATTCCAGCTGCAGATATTACTGTAGTAACAGATGAAGCGGATAATTGTACGGGAGCTATAATAGTTGCTTTTGTAAGTGATGTAAACACAAGTCCAGGGCTTATCACTAGAACTTATAGTGTAACCGATGTTGCAGGAAATACAATAGATGTAACGCAAACAATAAATGTAAGCGATATTGTAAAACCAACCGCAAGTGATCCATTACCAATTAATGTTTCATGTATTGGAGATGTTCCAACCGCAGATATTACCGTAGTAACCGATGAGATCGATAATTGTATAGGAACTATAACGGTTGCTTTTGTAAGTGATGTAAACACAAGTCCTAGTGTTATTACTAGAACTTATAGTGTAACTGATGTTGCTGGAAATACGGTAGATGTAACGCAAACGATAATTATAAACGATACAATAAAACCAACAGCAACGAATCCATTACCAATAAGTATTTCATGTATTGGAGATGTTCCAACCGCAGATATTACCGTAGTAACCGATGAGACCGATAATTGCACGGGAACTATAAGCGTAGCTTTTGTAGGTGATGTAAATACAAGCGCTAGTGTTATCACTAGAACTTATAGTGTTACAGATGCTGCAGGAAATACAATAAATGTAAAACAAACAATAAATATAAGCGATATTGTAAAACCAACGGCAAGTGACCCACTACCAATTAATGTTTCATGTGCAGGAGATGTTCCAGCTGCAGATATTACTGTAGTAACCGATGAAGCCGATAATTGTACGGGAACTACAACCGTAGCTTTTGTAAGTGATGTAAATACAAGCCCTAGTGTTATTACTAGAACTTATAACGTAACTGATGGAGCAGGAAATTCAATAAATGTAACGCAAACGATTACGATAAGCGATACTATAAAACCAACAGCAACGAATCCGTTACCAATTAATGTTTCATGTATTGGAGATGTTCCAACAGCAGATATTACCGTAGTAACCGATGAAGCCGATAACTGTACAGGAACTATAACGATTGCTTTTGTAAGTGATGTAAATACAAGTCCTAGTATTATCACCAGAACTTATAGTGTAACTGATGTTGCTGGAAATACGGTAGATGTAACGCAAACGATAAATATAAACGATACAATAAAACCAACAGCAACGAATCCATTACCAATAAGTATTTCATGTATTGGAGATGTTCCAACCGCAGATATTACCGAAGTAACCGATGAGACCGATAATTGTACGGGAACTATAATAGTTGCTTTTGTAAGTGATGTAAACACAAGTCCAGGGCTTATCACTAGAACTTATAGTGTAACCGATGTTGCAGGAAATACAATAAATGTAACGCAAACAATAAATGTAAGCGATATTGTAAAACCAACCGCAAGTGACCCATTACCAATTAATGTTTCATGTGCAGGAGATATTCCAACAGCAGATATTACTGTAGTAACAGATGAAGCCGATAATTGTACGGGAACTATAATAGTTGCTTTTGTAAGTGATGTAAACACAAGTCCAGGGCTTATCACTAGAACTTATAGTGTAACCGATGTTGCAGGAAATACAATAAATGTAACGCAAACAATAAATGTAAGCGATATTGTAAAACCAACCGCAAGTGACCCATTACCAATTAATGTTTCATGTGCAGGAGATATTCCAGCTGCAGATATTACTGTAGTAATAGATGAAGCGGATAATTGTACGGGAGCTATAATAGTTGCTTTTGTAAGTGATGTAAATACAAGCCCAGGTATTATTACCAGAACATATAGTGTAACGGATGCTGCAGGAAATACAATAAATGTAACGCAAACAATAAATATAAGTGATATTGTAAAACCAATAGCAAGTGATCCATTACCAATTAATGTTTCGTGTATTGGAGATATTCCAGCTGCAGATATTACTATAGTAACCGATGAAGCCGATAATTGCACGGGGGCTATAACGGTTGCTTTTGTAAGTGATGTAAATACAAGTCCTAGTATTATTACCAGAACATATAGTGTAACTGATGCTGCAGGAAATACAATAAATGTAACGCAAACGATAAATGTAAGCGATATTCTAAAACCAACCGCAAGTGATCCATTACCAATTAATATTTCATGTATTGGAGATGTTCCAGTAGCAGATATCACTGTCGTAACTGATGAAGCCGATAATTGCACAGGAACTATAACAGTTGCTTTTGTAAGTGATGTAAACACAAGTCCTAGTGTTATTACTAGAACCTATAGTGTAACTGATGTTGCTGGCAATTCAATAAATGTAACGCAAACGATAAATGTAAGCGATATCATAAAACCAACCGCAAGTGATCCATTACCAATTAATATTTCATGTATTGGAGATGTTCCAGTAGCAGATATTACTGTCGTAACTGATGCGGCAGACAATTGTACAGGAGTTATAACAGTTGCTTTTGTAAGTGATGTAAATACAAGCCCAAGTGTTATTATTAGAACCTATAGTGTAACGGACGTTGCTGGAAACTCAATAAATGTAACGCAAACAATTACGGTAAGCGATACGATCTCCCCAACAGCAACGAACCCGTTACCTATTAATGTTTTATGTACAGGAGATATTCCTACAGCAGATATTAGTGCAATAACTGATGAGGCAGATAACTGTACAGGAGTTATTACGGTAGCTTTTGTAAATGATATGAACACAAGTCCTGGTGTTATCACTAGAACTTATAGTGTAACGGATGCGGCAGGTAACTCAACTGATGTAACTCAAACGATTACGGTAAGTGATATAATTCCCCCAACAGCAACGAACCCAGCAGCAATTATTATTTCATGTGTAGGAGATATTCCTGCAGCAGACATTACAGTAGTAGCAGGTGAGGTAGATAATTGTACAGGAACTATAACGGTAGCTTTTGTAAGTGATGTGAGCGATGGGAATAGTAATCCTGAGATTATTACTAGAACCTATAGTGTAACAGATGCCGTAGGTAATTTTACAAACGTAACACAAACGATTATTGTAAATGACAGTACAGCTCCAATAACAACCTGTCCTTCTAATAGTACTCAAAAAGTAGATTCAGGTTTATTAACGGCGGTAGTAACCTTTACAAATCCTGTAGCTACTGACAATTGCACCGTTGCAACAATAAATCAAACAGCAGGTTTACCTTCAGGGTCAGAATTTCCTATAGGAGTTAACACGATTAGTTTTGAAGCTACCGATGCAGCAGGGAATACAGCAACTTGTAGTTTTACTATAACTATTGAAGCAGAAGATCCACTAGTGTGTACTGTAGATGCAGGAACCGATTTTGATATTATCGAAGGAGATGAGGTAGCGTTAAATGCAGTGATTTCAGGAGCAGGAGTTATAGAGTGGTCACCTTCAGTTGGGGTAAGTAGTACTACGATAGCAAACCCAATAGCAAGTCCTACAGAAACAACAACCTATACAATTCGATTTGTTAATGCTGAAGGTTGTGTAGCAGAAGATACGATTACAGTTTTTGTAACACCATTAGAAAAAGATGAGACTAAATATGGTTTTTCTCCAGATGGTGATGGTATTAATGAATATTGGGAAATAGATGGCATCGAAAATTACCCTAATAACCAAGTGTTGATTTATAATAGGTGGGGAGATTTAATTTTTGAAACTACAGGTTATAACAATGCTTCAAATGTATTTAGAGGGATAGCAAACAAGAAAAGAAATTTAGGAGCAGGTAAATTACCAGAAGGTACCTACTTATTTCATATTAAAATTAAAGGTTCTCATAATTTAAAAAAGGAAAAAGGTTTCCTTATTCTAAAAAGATAA